In the genome of Colwellia sp. PAMC 21821, the window GGCATTGCTGTCGAAGATAAAAACACCAATTACTACGTACATGAGTCGGTGGGTATCGCTACCGGCTTTTTAATTAATGCGTTGCATTCAAGCGGCCTAGTAACGTTAACCCATACACCAAAGCCTATGTCTTTTTTAACAAAAGTATGTGACCGTGATGAAAATAGTCGCCCTTATATGCTGATCATTGCCGGTTATCCGAGTGAAGACGCGACAGTGCCACATCACGCCATGAGCAAGAAAAAGCTTGAGGATATTGCGACATTTTTGTAAAGCAGATAATGAGCATTAAGCTACGTTGCAGCACTACGTGTCAAACGTAGCTTTTTAGCTTTTTATCTTTTTATCTTTTTATCTTTTTATAATACAAAGTCTAAAGCGATATTTGTGCAACCTTTTGCACAAAATAAACCTGTGGTTTTTTTATCTTCTGGCAAAGTAACTCTAATAGGTGTTCCGCACTGCTTACAAGCAATGTCTCGGCCCGCCAGCACTTTTTTTATTAACGCTTTTTGATCATTAAATGACTTAGCGCTAACATTTTTAAGACGGTCAAACTGTTGAACATCCATAGTATTCCTCTATTTTTCTATTACTTTGTATTACTGTTATCAACACAGTACCAACCGTCATATTTACCTGAAAATGGTGAGGCACTTGAGGTTAATAACTCTTGATAAGCGGCTATATTTTCATAGCTTGCTGACATAAATGGATAGGCTGTAATTTCCCAAGGAAAAGCGTCATCGCCTTGATAAGGGCAAAATGAAAGTTTTTGATTATTTTCTAATAACAATTGACCAAACTTTAATGCCTGCTCCTGATCAGAAAAAATAACCGAAAATTCAAATTCTCTCTCTAGCGTTAAATCATCGCCCGCTGCTAACATTTCCCATAATGCGTTACCGACATTGTCGAGTGGAAACAATTCTTCATTACGTTGCATTTTTTATATTCCTCAGTTTTATTAACGCACATTTTATCGTTGTCTTAAGTTAAAAACTACGCTCAATTTAACTTAATTAAGCTTAATTAAACCAATACTAAAATTTTATCTGTTATTTTATCTCACTAATATTACGCGTTGCCTTCAGATACGCCAATTTAGGCAATAAATTTGTTAAACTACCTGATATAAGTTTATTAAGTAGATTTGTTTTGAAAAAATTTGAATGTCATATCAATATTGATCGCACAATAAGTATAGTGGAAGCGCTACAAATTCAATGTGACTTAACGGTCGGTGAAATAAAAAAAGCGATAGATAAAGGTGCCTTATGGCATAGCAGAGGCAAAACAACGCAACGCTGCCGTCGGCTGAAAAAAAAGTTACATTTAGACGATAAACTGCATTTTTATTACGACGCAACGGTATTGTCGCAAATACCGACACCTGCAACATTGATAGCAGATTTAACTGATTATAGTGTTTGGTATAAGCCTTATGGCATGTTGTCTCAAGGCTCTAAATGGAGTGATCACTGTACGATCACGCGCTGGGCACAAAAAAACTTACTGCCTGAACGTGCGGTTTTTCCGGTTCATCGTCTTGATCGCGCTGCCACAGGTTTAATTTTAGTCGCCCATAGTAAAAACGCAGCGCGGGCGTTAAGTTTAATGTTTGAGCAACACCAAATAGAAAAAACCTATCACATTATTGTCCACGGCGATCATCAACAGCGACCGCAACCTGAAATAATTGACTCGGCGATTGATGAAAAGGCTGCTCGTAGCCACTTCCTAAACCTTGAATATAATCAAGAAAAGCATTTATCTTTAGTACAAGTAAACATTGAAACGGGTCGCAAACATCAAATACGTATTCACGCAGCTAGCATCGGCTTACCCGTAGTGGGTGACAGGCTGCATGGAAGCGAAGCTGCGCTAAATAAAATCAATGCAACCAATGAGCAAGTCGATCTGCAGCTATGCGCCGTACAGCTAAAGTTTATCTGCCCAATAACACATGCAGAGCAAATATTTTCTCTACCCGAAGCGTTACGACCGCAGTTAGAAAAACTAAGCGAGTAGTGCGATCTTTGCTGCCAATTTGATTAATAGCCATTTGATTAATTAAGTGTTCTACTTTTTCATGAGGAAAAATGGATCATGACAAGGCATAAACTTAGTCAGTAGTTATTCATTTTAGTCATTAAAAATGAGCAGCTAATTAAGTAACTTTGTATAACTAGTTTGCTAATGTAAAAAACCCTAGAAAGTAAAACAGCGAGCATAAGCTCACTGTTTTTTTATTTTCAGGTCATAAAGTTAACGAAAGCTAGCTAACTAAATTAACTAAATTAACTAAATTAACTAAATTAACAACAATATTTGAAGTCATCATCAGCCATTAACATCAGTTTATCGCCAACAATCTCATCCTTAGCCAATTCAGCAAGCAGCGCTAAACCTTGTTCACGCTGAATTTTAGTTAATGCTTGGTAAGGCATTCTGAATATAGGAGCAACAGCACCTGTCATCATCAGTGCTGTATTAATGGCAATTGGGTTTGGTTCACAGAAAAGCCATTCCATTAACGGTTGCATACGTTGCTGTAAGCTATCATTAGGTGCATCCATCAACTGTCTCATCAAACTTGGGACAATGTTCGATGTTACAGAAATAACACCGTGAGAACCGTGCTGATGACGCCCTGCTGCACTTTCGTCGTCGTTACCTGACCAACAAGCAATGCCTCGTTCTTCATAATAAGCTATACGGTCATTACCGGTGCACTCTTTCACACCAATAAAGTTTTTATGTTTTGATAGTGGCTCAATTAACTCTGGCGTTAAATCCTGCCCAGTGCGACTTGGCACGTTGTAAATAAAGGCAGGTCCAATATCAAACAACTTCTGAAAATGTGCATTGACACCCGCCGTTGAGCTACGACCGTAATAAGGATTAATTTGCAGTGTCGCATCCATACCCGCGGCAAATCCATACTGCGTTGCTTTAATGGCTTCTCGGGTATTATTGCTACCAGTATTGCCAATAATCAGTAAATCTTTACCATGTTTGTGAACACTATGAGCGATAAGAATTAAATGCTCTTCCCAAGTAAGTAAGTGCCCTTCGCCAGTTGTACCACCAACAACAATACCATCAACACCTGCTTTAATTTGTTCAGCAACGAGTTGATCATAAGTATTAAAATCTATCTCGCCTTTGGCATTATATGGTGTTTTGATTGCCGTCATTAAACTGGCTGCTTTAAATTGCTTCATCCGAACTCTCAAAAAAATGATTAATGGAAACTGGTGATAAGGAGGCGGTTTTCTTAAGCGCCTTTGTTAAATAAGTTTAACTTAGCGCAATATTATCAATAACTCGACGTAGGATAAACACTTCATTGCTCAAGATGTGTTGATATTCAAAAATTAAGCTATTTAATGTCAACACACGATAGGCGTGGTAATTTTCATCATGCTCTAAATCAGCCGCATAATGTTCATCGTTGATGAATTCACTTTTACTAATAGTAAAATGAATATCTCCAACCAACCCCCAATCACCTGACTCAACCGATTGCTCTGAAACAGTGCCATGGTCATCATGTTGTATAAAAGTAAACTCATAGCGGCCATCAGCTGATATTTCTGCAAACTCGGTAAACAAATAGCCTTCGTTGTCTCGTTCGCTGCGATACCATTTACCGAACAATAATGCTCGGTTGTACGATTGTATCTTCTTGGTCATTTTATAAAACGTCTTATTAATTTACGGGTATAAAGCTAAAGGTTTGCTGGGGTTTCAACAATTCCGTATTTATTTTTCATGTCAGCTATTTGCTGGCTGTATTCATTTAAGAACAGATCAAACTCTTGAATAATTTCAGGATGTAAAATAGTAGAAAAATGAAAAGCATAACGCTCATGTTTAATATGTTTATTCAGTACAATCGCGTCTTGATCTTTGTTTAATAACTGAAGATTGTAATCAATCACATTTTTTTCAATATTGATCGCATCAATATTACCATACAATAAATGCTTAACTAAGCTATAAGCGGAAGAATTTTCAACTAATTCAATTGTATTATTATCCACTCTGTCGTACCAAAGTGTTGGAAAAAAACCAAAAATAGTGCCCAAACGTTTAATGGCCTCTCGAGGCATGTTTTTATTTTTTTTCAAGACAAAAGTACCGGCAATTAAGTACAAGACTGGTTGACTGAAGGTGAGCTTTAATTTTTTACTTTCACCAGAACGCCAACGTTCGTTATCGGGAAATTTAAAATCTATTGTTTCTTCAACATACCATTTATCAAATCGCTTCACCGGTAGTGCGACAAATTTGAATTTATAACCTTGATGGCGAAAAAAAGTGCTTAACAATTCTTTAGTAAAGCTATTGCGGTCAAATCCCTCGGCAGAAAAATCGTATAAGGGATAATAACTAACATCCTCTACACCAATAACGTACTCTTTAGCCTGTAGGGTGTTAAAGCCAAAAGATGACATAACAATGAAGGAAATCAGTAACGTATTTAATAGCCATAACTTTTCTAATTGCTTCAATTGTACGCCTCACTTACCTTGCATTGAATCTGTTTTAATAATAATAGTTCAAATCACAGCCTGTGTAAAAAACAACCTATGCAAAAACAACCAAAACATAATTAGCTAAATTTTCTGCGCAATCATTAAGTTTTTTCGTTAACATAAACCACAATGGAATTGAACTTTGGAGCCGCATGACTACTCACGTAAACATATTATTGACCGGTAATGAATTGATGAATGGCGATGTTATTGATACTAACTCAGTAATGTTTGCACAGCAGCTCAATGACATTGGCTTAAGTATTAGAAAAAAAGTCACCATTGCTGATGATTTACTCCTTTTACAGGCAGAAATAGTTCAGCTGACTCAAACAGCACAAGTCCTTATTATTAACGGTGGTTTGGGCCCTACGATTGACGACCTTACATCACAAGCATTAGCCCAAGCATGCGGTGTTGAGCTGCACCTCAATCCTGAAGCCCATTTGCATCTACAAAAATGGGCAGAGCGAAGAAAGACCACACTCAATAAACCTAATTTAAAACAAGCCTATTTGCCTGTAGGCTGTGAAATTGTTGCTAATGAAACCGGCAGTGCTGTTGGTTTTAGTATTAAGTTAGGCCAGTGCCTGATTATTTGTACTCCTGGGGTGCCAAGTGAATTAACTCACATGCTAAAAGATGAAATAATTCCTAATTTACAGCAGCTATTCCCGATGCCCACCAAGCATAACCTTGTTCGATTGCAGACTTTTGGTCTTGGTGAATCAACCTTACAGGCATTAGTGAATGACAACCTCCCTGACTGGCCAAGTGAAATAGAAATTGGCTTCCGTGCGGCAATGCCTGTGCTTGAAATAAAGTTAAGCGCTCAATGCGCTAAAGGTAAAACGATATTGCCACAATGGCAGGATAAATTAAGTGGCTTGTTAGGCGACCATATTCTCTCAACGGGCAAGAATAACCATACCACTATTGCCGATTACCTTGTGCCCTTACTGATTAAAAAACAGCAAAAAATCACCCTTGCAGAGTCTTGTACCGGCGGGTTAATTGCAAGCCAAATTACCGCGATACCTGGGGCTTCAGCAGTTTTTGAAGCAGGTTTTGTCACCTATTCCAATGATATGAAAAGTAAAATGATCGATGTACCAGCAGCAACGTTAGTTAATCATGGCGCTGTTAGCGAAGAAACGGTGTTAGCCATGGCTAAAGGTGCTTTAGCAAGGTCTAATGCCGACTATGTCATCGCAGTTTCCGGTATAGCAGGGCCCGATGGCGGCACAAAAGATAAACCTGTTGGCTCAGTTTGGATAGCCTGGGGAAATCAGCAAGCCTTGCATGCTAAGTATTATTGTATTCCTGCCGTTAGACAATATTTCCAGCAAATTGTCGCCGCTCGCAGTTTAGATTTAATCCGACGAAATTTAATAAACAGTCAAGAACGTCCCCACTACGACAAAACAAGTTATAAAAATAACACGCATTAACGATCCTGTTTTATAGACAGGAAAAATGCGCAAATACCAAAGTGTATTTGTTAATAGCTCAGTCGTTTTATACCAATTGGATTGATTAAGTGATCTACTTTTCATAAGGAAAAATGAGCCGCTAATTAATCAACTTGGTATAAGGCAATATGCTCTTAAAATATTTAACAAACTGCATACAGGCAATAATAATTAAATAACTGACATAGTAGTGGATTGTTTTAACGAGTAGAAATAATCGACAAATTAGTGAGATATGTATCGATTTACAAGGTTATACTCAGGTAAACGCTAGGTTTTATATTGCTTAGTAATTTAAATGTTTATATATTTGGAGTATTTAAATATTGCTAATAGTTCGAATGTATTTGAAGCAATAAATTTCAATAGTAGATTTGATAAAAGTTATACCAATTTGATTCATTAAATGATCCACTTTTTTATAAGGAAAAATGGATAATGATAAGGCATAAAATGTAGTCAGTAGTTATGCTACTTATAAACTTTATAACGCCGTCGTTATTCATTTTAACCATTAAAAATGAGCCGCTAATTAATCAACTTGATATTAAGTGTACTTAAAGCGTTAAGATAAAAAGTACCTAATAACTCATTAATAAAAAGGAGAATACTTTGATTGAAAAAAATTTTATAACCAGTGGTCGAAATACTATTATTCATAAAAATAGAAAAATTGATCTACTTGTGGTTAATGGTAATCATCCAGTAGTAATAGTCGGCCATGCTGGTATCGATTTATATGACGGTGTTATGCCAACAAAACGTTCTGAGGCGAAAAAAGCCTACCAAGAGCTTCTTGATGTTAGTACAGCTGAAGTATTTGGCGAAGAAAAAACCTTAATATTTGTTCAAGCATTAGACAATAAAGAATATAAATTAGATTATTCAAAAGTAGGCACAGTAAATTTTATTAAAGTTCATCAACAAAATTACATTTAGAAACGATGATTTTTTTTAAAAATGGAGTTATACGCGTGTGACCCAGGCAAGTTTAGTAAGTAACGATAAAAATAACATCGATCTAGTGCTGTCTCCAATAAAAACTAAGACTCCACTGACGGTAGCAGATATTCATACGCTAGTTGAAAGTTCGGCATACAATAACCTGTATGTGGTAAACGGTAATATTAAAAATGCCATCGCTGAGCTAAAAAGTGTTTTAAAGCCTCTACAAGAAAACCATACCGGTCGTGAAATAAAATACCAAATACTTGAGCGTCGCGATGCGATTTTCGCCATTAATATTGATAATGACAACATGTCAGCTACGGCTGAGATTACCACTGCACTTGGTGGTAAACACCTGAGTCCAAAAGAAATACTTGAAGCAGCTCAGGCAGCTAATGTGTGTAAAGGCTTCAGTAAAGATGCATTGGTAAAGCTTGCCGAGCGAGCATCTAAAGAACCTGCCGGTTCGATAGTAAAAGGTGAAATAGCTCACGGTAAATTACCGATAGACGGTAAAGACGCTTATATTAAGCATTTAGTAGAAAGTGCACAAGATAGAATATTACGGCCAAAAGAACGTGAAGATGGCAGCGTTGATATGCGTGATCTTGGCGATATTATCTGTGTTAAAATAGGCGATCCTCTCGCAAAAAAAATCCCCTATACTTACGGTATTCCCGGCTATACCGTCACGGGTGAAATATTAGAATCTGCACCTGGTAACGATATTGAAATACGGGTTGGTGATGGCACCGTTTTAAGTGAAAAAAACAACAGTATTTTAGTTTCTACCTTAGTTGGACTTCCGCGCATTATCGAAAACGGTATGGAAGTTGACAGTGTTTATTACCTTAAAAATGTTGATGTCAGCACTGGCCATGTTAGATTTGAAGGCAGCGTTATTATAGATGGTGACGTTGGGGAAGGCATGAAAGTATCAGCAACTGGCGATATTTCAATCGGTGGTTTTGTACAATCGGCTACACTAGATGCCGGCAGAGATATAACCATTGGTACGGGTATTATTGGTAAAAAACAAGAAACGGAAGCTCTTGATATAACTAAAGTTAGCATGAGCGTTAATATAAATGCCGGTGGTAAAGTATACGCAAAATACAGTCAATACGCTGATATTACCTGCGACTCATTACGCGTTGAGACGCAAATGATGCACAATATTATTAAAGTTGATAAAACCCTTTGGGTTGGTAATAAAGACAGAGCCAATGGTAAACTTATTGCCGGTTATGTCAGTGCAGGCGAATCAGTTCGTGCCGGTACCATTGGTGCAACAGCAGGCAGTTTCACTATCATTACTTTCACAGATAAAATGAATGACTATATAGAAAGAATTGCAGAAATTGATCTGTCTATCAAAAGTGAATCCACACAATCCTCAGAATTAAGAATTGCCGCAAATAAATTAAAAAGTTTGCCTAAAGAGAAAGCAAAGCCCGAGATGCTAGCAAAAGTAGTCTCTACTTATAAGTATCATACGAATAAAATAGCGGATTTACTTTTTGAAAAAGAGTCGCTTGAAGAAGTATTGCAAGAATATATGAACAATGTCTATGTTGAAGCCAACGAACGTGTCTATCATGGCGTTCAAGTAATCGTTGGTGAGTTTCAAGAGAGATCTCGCCGTGAATATGGTCCAAGTCGCTTTAAATTTAAAGAACGAAAAATTCACATAGACCCGATAGTTTCAACGTAAAAATCTACGCTATAACCCTTATAAAATATGGAGTCTTGCTATGGCATTTATTGCCCGCAGCTTATTAATTACTTGTTTATGTATCAGCGCAGCAAATGCTCAACAATGTGATATTAATTTCAATTATGGCGTGATCATTGACCCTAATCACCTTCGCATTGTTAATAAGGGTCAAACCTATGTGCAAATAAACGGTCAGCATCAACTTTTTGTTAATGGCAGAGAGATCTCCCTTAACAACGAACAAAAAAACCAATTAAGCGAATACACTAAAGGGATTCGCTCTCAAGTGCCTGCTATAGTTTCAATTGCTATTGAAGGGGTTGAGCTTGGACTGAAAGCTGTTAATAAGGTTATTAGCAGCTTAACGGGTGAAAACAGCGCGTCACATCAACAGTTTCAAGACAAGTTTGATGAAATGAAATGGCGACTGCGTTCCCGTTTTAATCATAGTGATGAAAGCTACTATATTGCGCCACAAGACTTTGATGACTTTGATGAAATTTTTGCTGGCGAATTTGAAAAAGAAATAGAAACAATTGTTACTGACTCTGTCGGCACTATTTTAGTAGCGGTTGGTGAAGCCATGACTCATCGAGAAGAACAAAGTACTGAACAACGCGTCGAAACCTTTGACCAGCGCATTGAAACGATGGGAAATGATATAAAACTCGATATTAGCAATCAAGCTAACGCTCTGGAAAATAAAGCGGAAATCATTTGTGCAAGCCTCATAAAACTTAATCAGATTGAGAACGAGCTACAGCTGGGCATTCCAGCCTTAGTCGATTTTAACTTAATAGAAACTAATTAACCTATCTAGGGCTTACCTAGGCGCGTTAGATAAACTTACTAAGATATTTACCCCCAATAAATCTTCAAAATAGACATTTAAAACTGTGTTATAGAAAAAAATTAGAGTTAATTATTGGCTAATAATATTAAAATAAACCAGTAATTAACTCTCTAGCATTACAACTCTTTACTTATATCCCAAAGATAATCTTGATGACTGGTACAGATTTCACTAAATTCTTCACTATGTTTATTATTTTTGCCATAAAGCGTATCAAGAATACGTTCTTGCGCTTTTAATAAATCAGAATAATTATCTGCTGTGGCCGTTTGTAATCGACGGTACTTTCCGCCTAGCACATGAGACATCCAACCCCATGATGTTAGTTTACCTTTACCTACTTCGGCATTAAATACGGGCGCGAAATGTTTTTTAAAAATTTCATCGGCTTCTTCTTCACCTGAAAAGCTACATTCCATGTAAACAGATAAACTAGCTTTACCGCGAGTTGCACCGTCTAAAGCAGGCCGACTACCTGTAACATATTGCCAAATATAATCTTCATGGGATTTACAGCCTCGGCCAACGGCATCAATACTATCCCCGAAAACATCTGAGAACTTTTCGTTCATGGAATCTTGAGCAGCAAATAGTGCGTCGATGCTCGGTGCTGAATGATACAAAATTCGGCGCCATTGTCCTCCTGTATGGTGTTTGAGCCAACCCCAGTTAGCGATAGTGCCACTTTTAACACTTGCGTTATAAATAGGAGCATAGTTTTTTAAAATTTGTTCATCTACAGCAGGCTCCTGCTCGGGTTCGCAATTAAAATATGTCGAATAAACAAACATTTCTGGCTTTTCTTCAGCAGCACAAAACACTGAAATTGGAATGAGTAGAACTGCGATTATTTTAGGTATAACTTTAGACAGGTTCATAGTAAATAATCCTTAATTTTTTAGTACACGTTGATAAATAAAAATACCTTTCATTCGTATGACTACAGACTAACCCTAGTACAATTATACGATTTCATTAGACTGATATATTATAAAAAACTAAGCCTGGTATTCGATTCGTCTAAGCTAATTTCTAGCCGCTAAGTACCGTTTACCTAGGGAGTAATTAAAAAAATTAAAATAATAAGGAAGAAATTACCGAAAGGTCACAGACGAGGTCAAATCAACTTAGTGGCTTAACGTAGACTGTAGAAAACATTAATTTCGTAAGATCTGCGATGGCTAAGATGACCATGCCATCGAGAAATTGCATAGTGGGTAGACACTTAATTTTTACAATAAAAAATTTAACCGTTCAACAACGTGCAGATCGACTAAATGTCGTGAAGCCATGGATGGCTAACAACGGAGTAAACATAAAAAAACCTGCAAAAAGCAGGTTTTCTTATGTTTATTACCAACAATATTACATGTTAGGGTAATTCGGGCCACCGGTACCTTCTGGTGTAACCCAAGTAATATTTTGGCTCGGATCTTTTATGTCACAAGTTTTACAGTGCACACAGTTTTGCGAGTTAATAACAAACTTATCACCCTCTGGTGTACTTTCAACTTCATATACACCCGCTGGACAATAAAGTCGCGCAGGCTCCGCATATTTAACTAAGTTAACCCCAATAGGAATGCTACTATCAGCCAATTTCAAGTGGCATGGCTGCTCTTCTTCATGGTTAGTGTTCGATAAAAATACTGATGTCAGTTTATCAAAACTCAATTTATTATCAGGTTTTGGATAATTAATCACCGGTGCATCTGCCGCTAGCTTTAATTGCTCATGATCTAAGCTGTCATCTTTAAAGTTGAACGGTAACTTACCACCAAAAAAGTTTTGGTCTACGGTGTTATAAGCGCCGCCCCAAAAGGTGCCAAACTTGTGCATAGCAGGGCCAAAGTTGCGCGTATTATAGAGCTCTTCATATAACCAAGAGTTTTGAAATTTATCAGTAAAGTTGGTGAGATCTTTGCCACCTTCATCACCTGACACTAAGGCTTCAAAAATAGTTTCAGCCGCCAGCATGCCAGACTTCATCGCGGTATGATTACCTTTAATTTTCGCGAAGTTAATAGTACCGGCATCACAGCCAACTAAAACAGCACCAGGCATGGTCATTTTAGGTAATGAGTTAAAACCACCTTTCGCCATAGCTCTTGCGCCATAAGACACACGCTTACCACCTTCAAGGTATTGGGCAATTTTAGGGTGATGTTTGTAACGTTGGAATTCATCAAACGGACTTAAATGCGGGTTGCTATAACTCAGGTCTACAATTAAGCCGACAAATACTTGGTTATTTTCTGCATGATATAAATAACCGCCACCGTTAGTGTCTTTTTCAAGCGGCCAACCAGCAGAATGAACCACTAAACCTTCTTGATGCTTTTCTGGGGCAATATCCCAAATTTCTTTAAAACCTAAACCATAATGCTGTGGTGATTTATCAGCATTTAAGGAAAATTTAGCGATAAGTTCTTTGCCTAAATGACCACGACAGCCTTCCGCAAACACCGTGTATTTAGCTTTTAGCTCCATACCCGGCATAAATGAATCTTTCGGCTGACCTTCTTTGTCGAGCCCCATATCACCAGTAATAACACCGCCAACACTACCATCTTCATTATAAATAATGTCTTGTGCTGGAAAGCCTGGGAATATTTCAACGCCTAATTGCTCGGCCTGCTCGGCTAACCAACGGCAAACATTACCCATGCTAACAATATAATTGCCTTCGTTATGCATGGTTTTAGGCACACTAAAACTAGGTAATTTAACCGCGCTATCTTCGCCATTAAATAAATAAATATCATCGCCGGTAACCGCGGTGTTTAAAGGAGCGCCTTTTTCTTTCCAATCTGGAAATAGCTCAGTTAATGCGCGTGGTTCAAAAACAGCGCCAGAAAGAATATGAGCACCAACTTCAGAGCCCTTTTCAACTACGCACACCATGAGTTCTTGTTCTTTTTCTTGTGCTAACTTCATGAGTTGACAAGCTGTTGACAGGCCTGCAGGACCGGCACCAACAATTACAACGTCAAATTCCATTGATTCGCGTTCCATAAGATCTCCCATCATTCAATTATTTATGTTTTTATGTTTTTCCTGAATAAATCAAACACTCGTTTGATTTTCAAACACCTGTTTGATAACATCAAACATTATAGATATATTCGTGTTAAATACTATCTTGTATTGCATTTTTTACCGATATTATTTATTTAAAGGCAATTTGACTGAACATACTGACAAAATATGTTGACGAAAACATAGTCTACAAAGACGTTGACGTAAACAAAGTCTACAAGTAATCTTTCAAACAAATATTTTAGCGTTAAACTAAATTCAATTTAGTTTAACCAACTTTACATACAACAAGCATAATCAGAGGCAACGATGAAAGTATTAGTACCCATCAAACGCGTTATTGACTATAACGTAAAAGTACGTGTTAAAGCAGACAATTCCAATGTCGATCTTGCTAATGTAAAAATGGCAATTAACCCGTTTTGTGAAATAGCTGTCGAAGAAGCCGTTCGTTTAAAAGAAGCAGGCACAGCTACAGAAGTAATTGCGGTATCAATTGGTACTAAATCTTGTCAAGAGCAGTTGCGAACAGCACTTGCGCTAGGTGCTGATCGTGCTATTCACATTGATACAGATGAAAACTTAGATTCAATTAACGTTGCTAAGTTATTACAAAAAATTGTTGAAGAAGAGCAACCTCAACTGGTTATTCTTGGTAAACAATCAATAGACAGTGATAACAACCAAACAGGCCAAATGTTAGCCGCTCTTACAGGTATGGCTCAAGGTACATTTGCCTCTGCTGTAACTATTGATGGCGATAAAGTTAACGTTACGCGTGAAGTTGATAGTG includes:
- a CDS encoding electron transfer flavoprotein-ubiquinone oxidoreductase; protein product: MERESMEFDVVIVGAGPAGLSTACQLMKLAQEKEQELMVCVVEKGSEVGAHILSGAVFEPRALTELFPDWKEKGAPLNTAVTGDDIYLFNGEDSAVKLPSFSVPKTMHNEGNYIVSMGNVCRWLAEQAEQLGVEIFPGFPAQDIIYNEDGSVGGVITGDMGLDKEGQPKDSFMPGMELKAKYTVFAEGCRGHLGKELIAKFSLNADKSPQHYGLGFKEIWDIAPEKHQEGLVVHSAGWPLEKDTNGGGYLYHAENNQVFVGLIVDLSYSNPHLSPFDEFQRYKHHPKIAQYLEGGKRVSYGARAMAKGGFNSLPKMTMPGAVLVGCDAGTINFAKIKGNHTAMKSGMLAAETIFEALVSGDEGGKDLTNFTDKFQNSWLYEELYNTRNFGPAMHKFGTFWGGAYNTVDQNFFGGKLPFNFKDDSLDHEQLKLAADAPVINYPKPDNKLSFDKLTSVFLSNTNHEEEQPCHLKLADSSIPIGVNLVKYAEPARLYCPAGVYEVESTPEGDKFVINSQNCVHCKTCDIKDPSQNITWVTPEGTGGPNYPNM
- a CDS encoding electron transfer flavoprotein subunit beta/FixA family protein; this translates as MKVLVPIKRVIDYNVKVRVKADNSNVDLANVKMAINPFCEIAVEEAVRLKEAGTATEVIAVSIGTKSCQEQLRTALALGADRAIHIDTDENLDSINVAKLLQKIVEEEQPQLVILGKQSIDSDNNQTGQMLAALTGMAQGTFASAVTIDGDKVNVTREVDSGLQTISLNLPAIVTTDLRLNEPRYASLPNIMKAKRKPLDVKSAADFGIDLTARTNLIKVTPPAERKAGIIVESIDELVEKLKNEAKVIS